From Nicotiana tabacum cultivar K326 chromosome 22, ASM71507v2, whole genome shotgun sequence, one genomic window encodes:
- the LOC107804469 gene encoding large ribosomal subunit protein bL34c-like codes for MASLSVVCSGIGRHVPSASLSLLTGSSRTSSVSLKMAPCAATASTRSGLLHCSFVPSSALSSLSASSSFSGSSLGFGFNSNIGVTTTKRRGLVVRAKKYALCQTKRNRSRKSLARTHGFRKRMSTTSGRAVIKRRRAKGRWELAPKSSPRTGKRA; via the exons ATGGCTTCTCTGTCAGTGGTTTGTTCAGGAATAGGAAGGCATGTGCCATCAGCCTCACTTTCTCTACTCACTGGTTCTTCAAGAACGAGCTCCGTATCCTTGAAAATGGCACCTTGTGCTGCTACGGCATCAACTCGTTCTGGGCTGCTTCACTGCTCTTTTGTTCCTTCTTCTGCACTTTCATCcctatctgcttcttcttctttctccg GTTCATCACTTGGATTTGGTTTCAATTCCAACATTGGAGTGACCACCACAAAAAGGCGTGGGCTGGTGGTGAGGGCAAAAAAGTATGCTCTTTGTCAAACTAAGAGGAATAGATCAAGGAAGTCATTGGCTCGGACTCATGGTTTTCGTAAGCGTATGAGCACCACCAGTGGCAGAGCTGTCATTAAGCGAAGACGTGCCAAGGGCCGATGGGAACTTGCCCCAAAGTCTTCACCTAGAACAGGCAAACGAGCTTGA
- the LOC142176215 gene encoding fasciclin-like arabinogalactan protein 1, which produces MVFCPRDDAMKNFVPKFNKLTAEGKQSLLKYHGVPVYQSMDSLKSNNGVRFKKYDFVVRKDGNVVTLKTKIVTAKITGTLIDEKSLAIFTINKVLIPNELFKTAPANSSASVPASKADAEYEANI; this is translated from the coding sequence ATGGTATTTTGCCCTAGAGATGACGCAATGAAGAATTTTGTTCCAAAATTTAATAAACTGACGGCGGAAGGGAAGCAATCTTTGCTTAAGTATCATGGAGTTCCGGTGTATCAATCAATGGATAGCTTGAAATCCAACAATGGCGTAAGGTTTAAGAAGTACGATTTCGTTGTGCGAAAGGACGGTAACGTTGTGACTTTGAAGACCAAAATTGTGACGGCAAAGATTACTGGAACTCTAATTGATGAAAAGTCGTTGGCTATTTTTACTATTAATAAGGTTTTGATACCGAATGAGTTGTTTAAGACTGCACCTGCGAATAGTTCGGCGTCGGTGCCGGCATCGAAAGCTGATGCCGAATATGAGGCTAATATTTGA